In the genome of Marispirochaeta sp., one region contains:
- a CDS encoding carbohydrate ABC transporter permease, translating into MGFQGLSFSANGIRSRRRQEKVANAATLIILIILGAFVLLPVWWMFRSSLMTNKELYAYPPDFLPDRWLFSNYRETMKYFPFFRYFANTMTIILPSVIGGTITATMGGYAFARLRFRGKNLLFSLCVGSMLVPTVVTLVPLYIMWTRGLRVVDSYLPLIFPHFCGGGAFNIFLIRQFIKTIPRELDEAATIDGAGPLRILVSIIIPAIKSAMIVVALLLFIMLWNDLMQQMVYINSLEKYTIALGLQQFKGSLGTDWSKLMAATCMSFVPGIVFYLIGQRYFVEGIVMTGMKN; encoded by the coding sequence ATGGGATTCCAGGGATTAAGTTTCAGCGCTAATGGTATCCGGAGCCGCAGGCGGCAGGAGAAAGTAGCAAATGCCGCAACCCTCATTATCCTGATTATTCTGGGCGCCTTTGTACTGCTGCCTGTGTGGTGGATGTTCCGCTCGAGCCTTATGACCAACAAGGAGCTCTACGCCTATCCACCCGATTTTCTCCCCGACAGGTGGCTGTTCAGCAATTACAGGGAAACCATGAAGTACTTTCCCTTCTTCAGGTACTTCGCGAATACAATGACGATTATTCTGCCTTCGGTTATCGGGGGTACGATTACCGCCACAATGGGGGGCTATGCCTTTGCCCGGCTGCGCTTCCGGGGGAAGAATCTGCTCTTTTCCCTCTGTGTCGGTTCCATGCTGGTGCCGACGGTGGTAACCCTGGTTCCCCTGTACATCATGTGGACCAGGGGCCTCCGGGTTGTGGATTCCTACCTGCCCTTGATTTTCCCCCATTTCTGCGGAGGCGGTGCCTTCAATATTTTTCTCATCCGCCAGTTCATCAAGACCATTCCCCGGGAGCTGGACGAGGCAGCCACAATCGACGGAGCAGGCCCTTTGCGCATCCTGGTAAGCATCATTATCCCCGCCATCAAGTCCGCCATGATTGTGGTTGCCCTTCTTCTGTTCATCATGCTCTGGAACGACCTGATGCAGCAGATGGTCTATATCAATTCCCTGGAAAAATATACCATTGCCCTGGGGCTTCAACAGTTCAAGGGTTCCCTGGGAACCGACTGGTCCAAACTCATGGCCGCTACCTGCATGTCCTTTGTCCCAGGTATTGTCTTTTATCTTATCGGACAGCGCTACTTTGTAGAGGGCATCGTCATGACGGGGATGAAAAATTGA